A single genomic interval of Meles meles chromosome 9, mMelMel3.1 paternal haplotype, whole genome shotgun sequence harbors:
- the CDK5R2 gene encoding cyclin-dependent kinase 5 activator 2, whose protein sequence is MGTVLSLSPASSAKGRRPGGLPEEKKKAPPAGDEALGGYGAPPAGKGGKGESRLKRPSVLISALTWKRLVAASAKKKKGSKKVTPKPASTGPDPLVQQRNRENLLRKGRDPPDGGGATKPLAVPVPTVPAAAATCEPPSGGSAAAPPPGSGGGKPPPPPPPAPQAAPPVPGGSPRRVIVQASTGELLRCLGDFVCRRCYRLKELSPGELVGWFRGVDRSLLLQGWQDQAFITPANLVFVYLLCRESLRGDELASAAELQAAFLTCLYLAYSYMGNEISYPLKPFLVEPDKERFWQRCLRLIQRLSPQMLRLNADPHFFTQVFQDLKNEGEAAAGAGGPPSGGAPAAPASSSAARDSCATGAKHWTMNLDR, encoded by the coding sequence ATGGGCACGGTGCTGTCTCTTTCCCCCGCCTCTTCGGCCAAGGGCCGGAGGCCCGGCGGGCTGcccgaagagaagaagaaagcgCCGCCCGCGGGGGACGAGGCGCTGGGGGGCTACGGGGCGCCGCCAGCAGGCAAGGGCGGCAAAGGCGAGAGCCGACTCAAGCGGCCGTCCGTGCTCATCTCCGCGCTTACCTGGAAGCGCCTGGTGGCCGCGTCCGCCAAGAAGAAGAAAGGCAGCAAGAAGGTGACGCCCAAACCGGCGTCCACTGGGCCCGACCCCCTGGTCCAGCAACGCAACCGCGAGAACCTTCTCCGCAAGGGCCGGGACCCCCCAGACGGAGGCGGCGCCACCAAGCCACTGGCGGTGCCGGTGCCCACCGTGCCGGCGGCCGCCGCCACCTGCGAGCCGCCGTCGGGGGGCAGCGCGGCCGCCCCGCCGCCGGGTTCGGGCGGGGGaaagccgccgccgccgccacccccAGCCCCGCAGGCAGCGCCGCCGGTGCCTGGCGGCTCGCCGCGGCGGGTCATCGTGCAGGCGTCCACCGGCGAGCTGCTGCGCTGCCTGGGCGATTTCGTGTGCCGACGCTGCTACCGCCTCAAGGAGCTGAGCCCGGGCGAGCTGGTGGGCTGGTTCCGCGGAGTGGACCGCTCGCTGCTGCTGCAGGGCTGGCAAGACCAGGCCTTCATTACGCCCGCCAACCTGGTGTTCGTGTACCTGCTGTGCCGAGAGTCGCTGCGCGGGGATGAGCTGGCGTCGGCCGCCGAGCTGCAGGCCGCCTTCCTCACCTGCCTCTACCTCGCCTACTCCTACATGGGCAACGAGATCTCATACCCGCTCAAGCCCTTCCTCGTGGAACCCGACAAGGAGCGCTTCTGGCAACGCTGCCTGCGCCTCATCCAGCGGCTCAGCCCCCAGATGCTGCGGCTCAACGCCGACCCCCACTTCTTCACGCAGGTCTTTCAAGACCTCAAGAACGAGGGCGAGGCCGCCGCGGGCGCCGGGGGTCCACCCAGCGGGGGCGCGCCTGCGGCCCCCGCCTCCTCCTCGGCCGCCAGGGACAGCTGCGCGACCGGAGCCAAGCACTGGACTATGAACCTGGACCGCTAG